One Diadema setosum chromosome 8, eeDiaSeto1, whole genome shotgun sequence genomic window carries:
- the LOC140231678 gene encoding uncharacterized protein: MTSPAQVTSGQLPDGAAHRSIVESPALVPHPPRVINSPAHSPPTGVSRAPPHDVARHQASRLDHLGEQWEAEGFSEDARRLLSRSWRENTNKQYESAWSQWLHWCNRRSFDPFNPTIVHVVNFLSSQSLGKSYSTVNCYRSALSSALPPINGYSVGKHPLIIRLMKGIFNEKPPKPRYTSTWEVSKVLDYLSSLDVNENLDLLLLSEKLISLTALVSAQRVQTLGFLDTSYMTVNDECASFQIMGLLKTTSPKAKIASQSVELPAYTPNEKICVLSTLKEYLKRTEVARQANKETKLFLSTRKPHNKASNATIARWLKNVLVKAKIDASIFSAHSYRSAASSAAFCHGVSIHEIMARANWSNSRTFREFYFKPSTEQNFASSILNLGT; this comes from the exons ATGACA AGTCCTGCACAAGTTACATCAGGACAGCTGCCAGATGGCGCTGCTCATCGCTCCATTGTGGAGAGCCCAGCCCTGGTACCCCATCCTCCTCGAGTCATTAATAGCCCCGCCCATTCTCCTCCCACGGGGGTGTCTAGAGCCCCTCCCCACGACGTTGCCAGACATCAGGCTAGTCGCCTGGACCATCTCGGCGAACAGTGGGAAGCAGAAGGTTTTTCGGAGGACGCTAGACGTCTTCTCTCCCGCTCATGGAGGGAAAATACCAACAAACAGTACGAGTCTGCTTGGTCCCagtggcttcattggtgtaatagACGATCGTTTGATCCGTTTAACCCAACTATAGTTCATGTTGTTAATTTTTTGTCTTCCCAAAGTTTGGGGAAGAGCTATTCTACAGTGAACTGTTATCGTTCAGCGCTATCATCTGCGCTACCACCTATTAATGGTTATTCTGTTGGAAAGCATCCGCTTATCATACGATTGATGAAGGGAATatttaatgagaaacctccGAAACCGAGGTACACGAGCACTTGGGAAGTTTCCAAGGTTTTGGACTATTTAAGTTCCTTAGATGTTAATGAAAATCTCGATTTACTCCTGTTGAGTGAAAAGCTTATTTCTCTTACTGCTCTTGTTTCAGCTCAAAGAGTACAAACGTTAGGTTTTCTTGATACATCGTACATGACTGTAAATGATGAATGTGCAAGTTTTCAAATTATGGGTTTGTTAAAGACAACGTCACCCAAGGCGAAGATCGCTTCCCAGTCGGTTGAATTACCAGCTTACACTCCAAATGAAAAAATTTGTGTTTTGTCTACTCTAAAGGAATATCTCAAACGAACGGAAGTGGCTCGTCAGGCTAATAAGGAGACAAAGCTTTTTCTTTCGACGAGGAAACCACACAACAAGGCGTCGAACGCCACAATAGCAAGATGGTTAAAGAACGTTCTAGTCAAAGCAAAAATAGATGCATCAATTTTCTCGGCCCACAGCTATCGTAGTGCGGCCAGTTCAGCTGCCTTTTGCCACGGTGTTTCGATCCATGAAATAATGGCTAGAGCAAACTGGTCAAACTCCAGAACCTTTAGGGAATTCTACTTTAAGCCTTCTACAGAACAAAATTTTGCGTCCAGTATCCTAAATCTTGGGACCTAG
- the LOC140231679 gene encoding uncharacterized protein: MDMSEVGGQSTGPVPSTAAVPSMADFELLKTQLAALMDNQPSDAQHPAGQHAKHVPQTAGGHPRRSRDDEDDLLSIFAEESVVSGVSSPSRQVSYDPEADLEIFSTAQVNKNTGFDSDDELYGHGPEVLGKPVFDALSTRLTKAVTMPPKTECLEKLDKQYLTPANAPALCAPRVDEQLWASIPTKARAADSRAQKLQKAVVRGMIPYAHILAELHDAADDKRAVDVSRVKRLALDGITLAGHATYEISMKRREDLKPSFNPKYRGICSRTVPVGQTLFGGDLSATLKSVGDTYLVGQKIAPSVGRYRRRFGNLTSGRRPAFRPYDNYRDTRSGNRHGPPQRSFRHATISRPPPPRFRETAGQQRNARDDSSKN; encoded by the coding sequence ATGGATATGTCGGAAGTCGGGGGACAGTCGACGGGCCCAGTCCCGTCCACAGCTGCTGTGCCGTCGATGGCGGATTTCGAACTGTTAAAAACGCAGTTAGCAGCTTTAATGGACAACCAACCATCTGACGCTCAACATCCCGCCGGGCAGCATGCGAAGCATGTGCCCCAAACTGCCGGCGGGCATCCTCGGCGTAGccgtgatgatgaagatgacttGTTAAGCATCTTTGCGGAAGAGTCTGTTGTATCAGGCGTGTCGTCCCCCAGCCGTCAGGTCAGCTATGACCCAGAAGCGGACCTTGAGATTTTCTCCACCGCACAAGTGAACAAAAACACTGGCTTTGACTCTGACGACGAATTATATGGTCATGGCCCCGAGGTGCTTGGAAAGCCCGTTTTCGACGCACTATCTACCCGGCTAACAAAAGCCGTGACCATGCCGCCAAAGACTGAGTGTCTTGAAAAACTGGATAAGCAATATCTAACGCCTGCAAACGCCCCGGCGCTGTGCGCCCCCCGTGTCGATGAACAGCTATGGGCGTCCATTCCTACCAAAGCTAGAGCGGCCGACTCTCGAGcccaaaaacttcaaaaagccGTAGTACGGGGAATGATCCCTTACGCCCATATCCTGGCAGAACTTCATGATGCCGCCGACGACAAGAGGGCAGTTGATGTGAGCCGCGTCAAACGATTGGCGCTGGATGGGATAACGCTGGCGGGACATGCCACGTATGAAATCTCGATGAAGCGCCGAGAAGATTTAAAGCCATCTTTCAACCCAAAGTATCGGGGAATTTGCAGCCGAACCGTGCCAGTGGGTCAGACACTTTTCGGTGGTGACCTTTCGGCGACATTGAAATCAGTGGGAGATACCTATTTGGTGGGGCAGAAGATCGCCCCGTCAGTAGGAAGATACCGCCGCCGTTTCGGCAACCTCACGAGTGGCAGACGTCCGGCGTTTCGCCCGTATGACAACTACCGCGATACGCGGTCAGGCAACCGTCACGGACCTCCACAGAGATCGTTCCGGCATGCCACGATCTCTCGTCCTCCCCCTCCGAGGTTTCGGGAGACTGCTGGCCAGCAGCGAAATGCCCGTGACGACTCTTCAAAAAACTAG